A portion of the uncultured Draconibacterium sp. genome contains these proteins:
- the dnaA gene encoding chromosomal replication initiator protein DnaA produces the protein MNNEYRSAWEKCLNVIKDNVPSSSFKTWFEPIEPVKLENKVLTIQVPSAFFYEYLEEQFIDILRKTLRMVLGNGAKLEYNVVLSNKNSNEPYTVSYPTNNNNKIQNKPLTVPLKAEEKATIKNPFIIPGIQKLQIDPQLKPDNTFENFVEGDCNRLARSAGYAVAQNPGGTAFNPLMIYGNSGLGKTHLSQAIGIQVKENFPDKVVLYVNANKFQTQFTEATRNNNRNDFLHFYQMVDVLILDDVHEFAGKEKTQETFFHIFNHLHQMGKQLILTSDKPPIELKGMEQRLLSRFKWGLTADLQTPDFETRMEILRRKIYKDGITLSEEVMEYIASHVTNNVRELEGALVSLLAQSMLNKREITLELAAKLINKLVKNSKRELSIEYISKVVCDYFSMPVDALQTKTRKREIVQARQIAMYFSKSLTKYSLASIGAQIGSKDHATVLHACKTVNNLKDTDKNFRQFVEDIEKKLKM, from the coding sequence ATGAACAACGAATACAGATCTGCATGGGAGAAATGCCTCAACGTTATAAAAGATAACGTTCCTAGCAGCAGCTTTAAGACCTGGTTCGAACCGATCGAACCGGTTAAATTGGAAAATAAAGTATTAACAATCCAGGTACCAAGTGCCTTTTTTTATGAGTACCTTGAAGAACAGTTTATCGACATTCTTCGCAAGACGCTTCGTATGGTTTTAGGCAACGGAGCAAAATTGGAATATAACGTTGTTTTAAGCAATAAAAACAGTAATGAACCGTATACTGTTAGTTATCCGACAAATAATAATAACAAGATTCAAAATAAACCACTTACTGTGCCATTAAAAGCAGAGGAAAAAGCAACAATAAAAAATCCATTTATCATTCCGGGGATTCAGAAATTGCAGATTGATCCGCAATTAAAACCGGACAACACCTTTGAAAATTTTGTAGAAGGAGATTGCAACCGACTGGCCCGCAGTGCCGGATATGCTGTTGCTCAAAATCCTGGAGGAACTGCTTTTAATCCTTTAATGATCTACGGAAACTCTGGATTGGGAAAAACGCACTTGTCGCAAGCTATTGGTATCCAAGTGAAAGAAAACTTCCCTGACAAAGTGGTTTTGTATGTAAATGCAAATAAATTTCAGACACAATTTACCGAGGCAACACGTAATAATAACCGTAACGACTTTTTACATTTCTACCAAATGGTTGACGTGTTGATTCTTGACGACGTGCATGAATTTGCAGGCAAAGAAAAAACACAGGAAACATTCTTCCACATTTTCAACCACTTGCATCAAATGGGTAAGCAGCTGATTTTAACATCAGATAAGCCACCTATTGAGTTGAAAGGCATGGAACAGCGCTTACTGTCGCGTTTTAAGTGGGGACTGACTGCTGACTTGCAAACACCCGACTTTGAAACCCGTATGGAAATTTTGCGTCGAAAAATATATAAAGACGGCATTACACTTTCGGAAGAAGTGATGGAGTACATCGCCTCGCACGTAACCAATAATGTTCGTGAACTGGAAGGTGCATTGGTTTCGTTGTTGGCACAGTCGATGCTAAACAAGCGCGAAATAACTTTGGAACTGGCCGCTAAGTTGATCAACAAACTGGTTAAAAACTCAAAACGTGAGCTTTCTATCGAGTACATCTCAAAAGTAGTATGCGATTATTTTAGTATGCCGGTTGATGCACTTCAAACCAAAACCAGGAAACGCGAAATCGTTCAGGCGCGTCAAATTGCCATGTATTTCTCGAAAAGTTTAACGAAATACTCGCTGGCCAGTATCGGGGCACAAATTGGTAGTAAAGACCACGCTACGGTTCTGCACGCTTGTAAAACGGTAAACAACCTGAAAGATACCGATAAAAATTTCCGACAGTTTGTCGAGGACATAGAAAAGAAATTAAAAATGTAA